TGGCGGCCTGACCCGCAAGAACGGCGACACCTTCCGCGCCAAGATCCTTTCGCGCGGCAATACCGTGGATCTGGCGACGCTGTACCGCGATTTCCGTGGCAAGGATCCCAGCGTCAAGGCGCTGTTGGAAAACCGTGGTTTGACGGAGTAAGTGATGCGCGTGGGTCGTTGACGTATGCGCGTGTAGTGCATGCGGTTAGCAATCGAAACGGGATGGCCGCAAGGCCATCCCGTTTTTGTTGCGTCGCTTTTGATGCGCCGCGGTCGGCGCCGCATCATGCCGGTTGCGGCGCCTGATCATCCTCGATCTGCACGATCACTTCGTGCGACTGCGATGTGGGCGCTGTTCCCGGACGCAGCCGCTCCACTGCCTGCGGCAGGGTCAGCGACGGCGCGGCCTGCGCTGCGGAGGACGTGGCACCGTGCGGTTGGGTGAGCGCTTTGGCCTGACCCAACAGCTGTTCCACATCGTTGCCTTGCAGTAGCGCGTTGATCGCTCGGCTCGCCTTGGTCGCCCGACGCTGGGACAGCGCTTCGTTGGCCCCCCCCATCACGCCACGTAAGACTTGCTGCTTCAATCCGATGTCGGTGTCGCCCTCACGGCGATTGTTCTTGACGGTGATGGCGGTGTGCTGATTCAGCGCGCCGACCGTAGCCATGGTTCCGGACAGGGCAGAGATCGCCAGGGTCTGTGCGGTCGGCACGTTGCGCGTTCCACCCTGCGCCGCAGAGCTGGCCTTGCCGATCACCGAGGATGCCGCGCTGCCCAGCACGCCGAGATGGAACATCTGGCCAATGCGTTGGGCGGTCTGTGCGGAGAACTCGCGCGAGGTGTACTTCTTGGCGATATCGTTGATCAGTTGCTCCGACACCACCGACTTCTCGGCGCCGAGCAGCACCGCTGCAGCGACACCGTCTGGATCGAGTTCGTCCAACTTGCCTTCGCGCAAGGCTTGTAGATCCTGGCTCAGCAGTTTCAGTGCCTTCGCCGGGCCGGCGCCGTGGCCCGCTTGCAGATCCAGGTTGTCGGCGTCCGCCGTCCCCTGCGGCGAGGGCGACGCGGCCAGTTCCGCCTTGAGCGCTTTTTCCATCGACACCAGTCCGTTGATGACGCGTTTCACCAGAGCCTGCGTGGGAGACTGGATCAGTTTGCGCAGTTTGATCTGATCGATCTCCTCTGCCGCAACCGGCTCGCCACGTGCAAGTTTCAATTTACCCGTCTCGGTCAATACATCGGCGTACAGCAGATTGAGCTTGTTGTTGTAGTCCTGTTTTGCCTGTTCGTCGAAGCCGGCGGCCACATGCTGCGCAGCTGTCATCAACAGGGCACCGACGGTCTGCGCGGTCGGCGACAGCGCCCGCATTGCGCCGGTTTTGCTCAGCAGGCCCAGCATGCCCGCCAATGGCGAACGCAGGATGCGCGGGACGGCCTGCCAGCGATTGCCCATCCATTGCCGGTCGTGCGCGCCCTGGGTCATGACAAAGTCGTGCTGCGCCTGATGCAGGCGCTTTTCGGCTTGCAGCAATTGGTGGGCAGCGGCGATGAGGGCGTCAGTTGGCGGTGCGGCGGGAGTCTGGTCTGCGGCGCGCTTGAGTTGTCTGAAATTTTCTAAGCACCCGCTGAATTCGACAATATGCCTTTCCAGCGCCTTCGCAAGGTCCGGTAGCCAATGCTTGTCGTTGATCTGATTCTTGTCCGGCACGATGACGTGACCGCCATGCTCGCGGATGGATTCGCACAGGCTGACCACTGCCGACTGCTGGGCCGCATTCATCGGTGCGGCGACGGCCGCTGTTGCAAAGCCCAATCCTGCGCCTGCCCATGGCTGACGGGTTGCGTAGTTGATCCACGGCGAAACGATGAACTGCATCGCATTGTTTAGAAAACTACCGGTGGGATTGGGCATGCCGGACAACAGCGCGGTGCGTCGTAAGTCGGAAACCTCGACGTCGCTCAATCCCTGCGCCTGGTACCAAGCCATCGCATCCGTTTCGTGGATGCGGCTCAACAAATCTGTGTGTGTCGCTGCGCGTTCCTGCACGCCGGTGGTGTCCGGCAGTTTCATCGGCCTGACCTTGTTGATCAATTCGGCGGCCAGTTGCGGCTCGACGGCACGGTTGTTGTCGTCAGCCAGTTTCTCTTTGAGTCGCACCAGCGACGCTTTGCCAGGATGCGACGGCATTACAGGCTGCGAAATCTGCAGACCAACCGTGTGCAGGTGGCTAGCCGTATGAAATGCGTCCGCAGTGGCGTCTGCGGTCTCCTTGCCGCGCTTGTTCGGGCGGCTGGATAGCTTGGTCAATGGGCCACCGGGCTGGGCATCCGAATGGCTGGGCGAGGCATCCTGGGACGCTTCTTCTTCGATCTCATGGATGTGAGCACTCGACGCTGACACAGTGCGACTGGGCGGATTGGCAGATGCAGCAGGTTTCATCAGATTTCTCCTGGCGCTTGATGCAGTGGCGGCATCGATCAATGGCCGGTGCCGAGGAATGCGATCGCCTCGCAGCCCTGAGCTGGGCGCATTGTCGAGGGGCGGCGTGGTCGCCATGGCTCGAAAAGAGCACTGAGTTCAAGCACGCGACGAAACCGTTGCCGATGAAAGATCAAACTGCGGATCGCATTGCTCAGAGATTGAACCACTCTACAGTGTGCATCTTTGCCGGATAGCAGAACCGATGTCGCTGCACCCGAATCCCCCTGTAGGTGTGGGCGCCAAGGTCGGGTGCGCTGCTTCCCATGGCAGGGTTGGTGAAGCGTCACGCGGCGACGGGTGCCGCGCGCATCCGCGTGCGAGGTGTGCCATCAAAACGTCATGGCAACGCGTCGGCATGCCTCAGGCCAGTTACCGCGTCACCACCATTCCATCCGACGCCGCTGCCGCCGCATCCTGCCGCCACCAACGCACGCGATTGGCCGGCGCCTGCAGATCCACCCGCTCGCCCATGCACGGCGTGACCAGCGCAACGCCGGCGCTATCGGCCAACGCCACGATCCGGTCCAGCGGCTCCTGCCAGGCGTGCATGGCCAGATCGAAGGTGCCGTTGTGGATCGGCAGCAGCGTCTGCCCGCCCACGTCCAGATATGCCTGCAGGCTCTGCTCCGGTTGCATGTGCACATGCGGCCATTGCTGGTCGTAGGCGCCGTTTTCGATCAGCGCCACATCGAACGGGCCGAGCTGCTCACCGATGGTCTTGAAGTGCGGCGCGTAGCCACCGTCGCCGCTGAAGAACACCCGCAGCTCCTCGTGCTGGATCACCCACGAGCACCACAGCGAGCGGCCGCTATCGAACAACCCGCGCCCGGAAAAGTGCTGCGATGGCGTGGCGGTGAGCTGCACACCGTCCACGTTGAGCGAGTCCCACCAGTCCAGCTGCCGCACCTTGGCCGGGTCCACGCCCCAACGTACCAGTAAATCGCCCACGCCCAGCGGCGCGACGAAAACGCCAACGCGGTCGGCCAGTGCGCGGATGGTGGCGCGGTCCAGGTGGTCGTAGTGGTTGTGCGACAGGATCACCCCGGCCAGCGGCGGCAGGTCGGCCAGTGCAATCGGCGGGGCATGGAAGCGTTTGGGGCCGGCGAAGGAAAACGGCGAGGCGCGCTTGGCGAACACCGGGTCGGTGAGCCAGAAACCGCCGGCCAGCTTCAGCAACACGGTGGAGTGGCCAAGCCGGTACAGGCTGCGGTCCGGCGCGGCGAGCAGCTGCGCGCGAGTCAGCGGCAACACCGGCGGTGGTGTGGACGGTACGGTGTCGCGTGGCTTGTCGAAGAAGAACGTCCACAGCAACCGCAGCTGCTCGCCCAGGCGCAGCGAGGTGGTCAGCGTGGGCTGGGCGTTGCGAAACCGGCCATTGCGGAACTGCGGCGAAGCGGCATAAGCGGAAGAAGGGGGGGGCACGGGCGGAATCCGTCGGCGGGGAAGTGATTACACTGCACAGTGTAGTTTCCGCGACGTGAAAGTAAACTGCCCGGTGTAAAATCAGCGCATGTCCATTCACTCGTCCACTTTCGCTGCGCCGCAGCGGCTGACCGACCGCAAGCGTCACGCGATCCTGGAAGCGGCGATCGCCGAGTTCCGCCAGCAGGGCTTCGAGGCGACCAGCATGGACCGCATCGCGGCCACCGCTGGCGTCTCCAAGCGCACGGTTTACAACCATTTCCCCAGCAAGGACACGCTGTTCGGCGAGATCCTGCGCGGGCTATGGCAGCGCAGTGCCGAGGCGGTGAGCCTGGCGTATCAGCCCGGCCAGCCATTGCGGCCGCAGCTGCTGGAGTTGCTGCAGCAGAAGCTGCGGCTGCTGGAAGACCCGGCCTTCATCGACCTCTCCCGCGTGGCGATTGCCGAGGGCATCCACTCGCCGGCGCGGGCACGCGAACTGCTCGCGCAGCTGGGCAGCAAGGAGGAAGGCACCACCACCTGGGTGCGCGCCGCGCTGGCCGACGGCCGGCTGGTGGCAGTGGACCCGGCCTTTGCCGCACAGCAATTGCAGGCCCTGGTGAAGGGCTTTGCGTTCTGGCCGCAGCTGGCCCTGGGCCAGCCGGCCCTGTCGCCGGAAGAACAGGCGCAGGTCGCGGCGTCGGCGGTGGACATGTTCCTGGGCGTGTACGCGCGTCAGTGAGTGCGCATTGCGCGTGCCGGGCGTTGGCTCTTGGATGGCGGGCACGCGCGCAAGCCGCTACAGATGACCTGCGTCAGTCGGCACGTACGCATGCAAGCCGTGCTGCCTGCCGTCGGGTTGGCGCCCCAACTCCTGGAGACGCCCAGCTGTGCCGCCCACGACCTGCGGGTCACGCGCTTCCAGCGAAGCGGCCTGCAGGCCGAGCGGCCCCGCAGTCGCCGCTAGTCCTTCGACCACACCGCCAGCGCATAACCGTGCGGATCGGTGAAGTGGAAGCGCCGCCCGCCGGGAAAGGCGAACACCGGCCGGGTGATCTGCCCGCCGGCGGCTTCGATGCGCGCCTGGCTCTGTGCCAGGTCATCGGAGGCCAGCACCACCAGGGCGCCGCCGGGCTGCGGCGTGCCGTGGAAGAATCCACCGCTGAGCCGGCCATCGCGGAACTCGCAGTAGTCGGGGCCGTAGTCCTGAAAGGTCCACGCGAAGGCCTCGCCGTAAAAGGCCTTGGCGGCGGCGATCGAGGTGACGGCGAATTCGAGATAGTCGATACGGTGCTGGGTGTCCACGGCGGGTCCTTGCGAAGGCGAGGGCCCCAGCATGCCGGCCGCGCGCACCTGTGGCTTGGCGAAAACGGCCAACTCACCGCGCGTGTTGCTGCACCAGCTCGCGCGGCGCCAGCCCGGCCAACTGGCGGGCATCGCGTACCAGGTGCGGCGCATCGCCGTAACCTGCGGCCAGCGCGGCGTCGGTCAGGGTGCGGTGCCGGTGTGCAATGGCCAAAAAGCGCTGCAGCCGCAGAATCCGCTCCAGGGTCTTGGCGCCATAACCGAAGGCGGTCTGGCAGCGCCGCCGCAGCGCACGCTCGCTGATGCCCAGCGTGGCGGTGAGCGCGGCCAGCTGCATCGGCATGCCGGCCGCCAGCTGTGCGAACAGCCAGGCCATGGTCGGGTCGCTGCGGCCAGCGTGCTGCTGACACAGTGCCTGCAGCGTCAGCACGGGGTCGGCGCCGTCTTCGAGCCGGTGCTGCCAGGCCAGCCCGGCGGTGCCCCACAACGCGTCCAATGCCACGCGCTGGTCGGTGAGCGTGTGCAATGCGGTGCCCAGCACCGCCGTGGCCGCCCCGGGCGCCAGGCGCACACCGCTGAGCACGCGCCCGGCCGGCACGCAGGCCAGGTTGGCCGCGCGATCCGGCCCGGCCACGAACAGCTGCGCACCATCCCAGATCAGGTCGACATGCGCGTCAGGCAGCACCCGCACCGGCGCGTCCGCCGCCGCACCCTGGCGAAATCGCCAGCTGCACAGCAGTTGTCCGCGCAACGCGGCAGGTGCGGCGCGTTCGGCATAACGGCTCACAAGGTCGGTCATCGTAGCGGGCATGGCGCGTGGACGTAGAGCTCAGCGTAGCGCGCGCTCAGCGCTCGGAGTGACCACTCTCGTCGTAGCCGCGCGGGGTGAACAGGTCCGGCTGGATCAGTTCGATAAAGGCGCGTGCCTGCGGCGAGAGGTATTTGCCCTTGCGCACCACCACGCCGTAGCTGCGGGTGGGGAAATAATCCTTGAGCGAGCGTGTGGCGAGTTTGTCGCGGTCGGCGTCGGTGACGCAGATCGCGGTGACGATGGAAATGCCCATGCCCATCGCCACGTATTGCTTGATCACCTCCCAACCGCCCACTTCCAAGGCCACGGTGTAGGGCACGCGTGCCTGTTGGAAGATCAGATCGACCAGCCGATAGGTCACTTGCCTACGCGGCGGCAGGATCAGCGGATACGGCGACAGATTCTGCAGCGTAACTATCGGCTTGCTTGCCAGCGGGTGATCGGGCGGGGTGATCAATAACTGTTCGAAGCGATATACCGGCGCGTAGTTGAGGTCGGCCGGCACGTCCAGCATCGAGCCGACTGCCAGGTCCACCGCATCCTCGCGCAGCAGATCGGTGCCATCGGCGCTGATGGCGTTGTGCAGTGTCAGGCGCACGTCCGGATGGCGCGCGCGGAAGTTGGCCACGATGCGCGGCAGCAGGTACAGGATGGTGGAGCTGTTGGCGGCGATATTGAGCTCGCCGGCGTCCAGCCCGCGCACTTTCTCGCGGAAGGCGGCCTCCAGGCCGTCCAGGCTTTCCACCAGCGGCAGCGCCATGTCGTACAGCAGCTGGCCCTCGCGGCTGGGCGCCAACCGCCGGCCGGAGCGTTCGAACAGCGCCACCCCCAGGTCACGCTCCAGCGCCTGCAACTGCAGGGTCACCGCCGGCTGGCTCACATATAGTGCCTCAGCGGCGCGTGAGACAGAGCCCAGTCGCACCGTCTGGCAGAACGCGCGCAGCGGCTTGAGGCGGTCGGATTTGTAGGAAAACCGAGGGGTTGGCGCCATGGCTTTAGGGGTTTGCGCCTAACTATAAGTCAGGCTTATTTACAGCATTGATAAAACTGCTTTGTCAAATAGATTGCCGAGGCGCAGGTTGGAGCTCCGGATCACACCAGGATTCCCCCAATGTCTGCCACCGCCGCTTCCGCCCGTCCCGTCGCCGCTGACCGTGCCACTCCCGGCGTGTCGCTGACCACCCAGCTGGCGGGCCAGGCCGAGCTGCTCCCCGCTGCCGCGCTGGCCCTGCTGGTGTCGCTGCACCGGGCGATCGAGCCTGGCCGCCAGCAGCGGCTGGCGCAGCGTCGCAGCCGCCAGGCCGCGTTCGACGCCGGCCAGTTGCCCGACTTCCGCACCGACACCCGTGCCATCCGCGCCAGCGACTGGCGCGTAGCCGAACTGCCGGCCGCCCTGCAGGACCGCCGGATCGAGATCACCGGCCCTACCGATCCGAAGATGGTCATCAACGCGCTGAACTCCGGCGCCAAGGTGTTCATGGCCGACTTCGAAGATTCCACCGCGCCTACCTGGCGCAACCTGCTGGCCGGGCAGCGCACGTTGGCGGCCGCGGTGCGCGGCGAGCTCACATTCGATGCGCCCAACGGCAAGCACTACGCGCTGCGTCCGGAACACGAACGTGCGGTACTGATCGTGCGCCCGCGTGGCTGGCACCTGGACGAGAAGCACGTGTTGATCGATGGCCAGCCGATGGCCGGCGGCCTGTTCGATGCGGCGCTGTTCGCCTTCCACAACGCACGCACGCTGATGGCCAAGGACCGCGGCCCGTACCTGTATCTGCCCAAGTTGCAGAGCATGGAAGAAGCCGCGCTGTGGGAGACCGCGCTGGCGCATATCGAAGCGATGCTCGGCCTGCCGCACGGGCAGATCAAGGTCACCGTGCTGATCGAAACGCTGCCTGCGGTGTTCGAGATGGACGAGATCCTGCACGCCTTGCGCGCACGCATCGTCGGGCTCAATTGCGGCCGTTGGGACTACATCTTTTCGTACCTGAAAACCTTTCGCGCACATCCGGACCGCGTGTTGCCCGAGCGTGGCCAGGTCACCATGACCCAGCCGTTTCTCAAGGCGTATTCGGAACTGCTGATCAAGACCTGCCATCGTCGCGGCGCGCATGCGATGGGCGGCATGGCCGCGCAGATTCCAATCAACCACGACGAGGCCGCCAACGAACAGGCCATGGCGCGCGTGCGTGCCGACAAGCTGCGCGAAGTCAGCGCCGGCCATGACGGCACCTGGGTGGCGCACCCGGCACTGATTCCGGTGGCGATGGCGGTGTTCGACGAGCACATGCCCACCGCGCATCAACACCATGTGCTGCGCAACGATGTGCACATCACCTCCGACATGTTGATTGCCACACCGCCCGGCGGCATCACCCGCGCCGGTTTCGAGGGCAATGTCGAGGTCTGCGTGCGTTACCTGGCCGCGTGGCTGGACGGCAATGGCTGCGTGCCCATCCATAACCTGATGGAAGATGCGGCCACTGCGGAAATCAGCCGCGCGCAGCTGTGGCAGTGGCTGCATCACGGCCGCCATCTCGATGACGGCACCGCCATCGACCAGCACCTGCTCGACACCACTCTGCGGCAGTTGCCGGCGCGCCTGGGCACCACTGCTGGCGTGCCGGGCGGCGCACGTATCGCCGAGGCCATCGGCTTGCTCGACCAACTGAGCCGCGCCGAGGAACTGGCCGACTTCCTCACGGTGCCTGCGTATCGCCTGATCGACTGACCGCCGCGCGCATGCGCCGGCTACGGCAGGCGCATGCGCGCATACCGATGCACCCCAGAACACCCGCGTTGCAGCTGCGTGCTGCGCGCAATGGCAACGCCTTGCCTGCAATCACGCAGCACCGCACCACATCACACCGCCCAACACCGCTGCATTTGCCCCATCCCTGCCCGAGGAGACGCACGATGAGCACACCGCTGCAGACCGCCGAACAGATTCAGCATGACTGGGCCACCCACCCGCGCTGGGCCGGCATCACCCGCAATTACACCGCCGCCGATGTGGTGCGCCTGCGCGGCACCGTGCACGTCGAGCATTCGCTGGCACGGCTGGGCGCGGACAAACTCTGGACATCGCTGCATGCCACGCCCTTCGTCAACGCCTTGGGCGCGCTCACCGGCAACCAGGCGATGCAGCAGGTCAAGGCCGGCTTGAAGGCGATCTATCTCTCCGGTTGGCAGGTGGCGGCCGACGCCAATCTGGCCGGGCAGATGTATCCGGACCAATCGCTGTACCCGGCCGATTCGGTGCCGGCGGTGGTCAAGCGCATCAACAATACCTTGCTGCGCGCCGATCAGTTGCACCATGCCGAAGGCGATGATGCGATCGACTTCCTGCAGCCGATCGTGGCCGATGCCGAAGCCGGTTTCGGTGGCGTGCTCAATGCCTTCGAACTGATGAAGGCGATGATCGAAGCTGGCGCAGCCGGCGTGCATTTCGAGGACCAGCTGGCCTCGGTGAAAAAATGCGGACACATGGGTGGCAAGGTGTTGGTGCCGACCCGCGAAGCGATCGAGAAATTGAATGCCGCGCGGCTGGCCGCCGATGTGCTGGGCGTGCCCACCGTCTTGATCGCACGCACCGACGCCGAAGCCGCCGACCTGATCACCAGCGACGTGGACGACAACGACCGCGGTTTCACCACCGGCGAGCGCACTGTGGAAGGCTTTTTCAAGACCCGCAACGGCCTGGACCAGGCCATCAGTCGCGGCCTGGCCTATGCGCCGTACGCGGATGTGATCTGGTGCGAAACCGGCAAGCCGGACCTGGAGTTTGCCCGCGCCTTTGCGCAGGCCATCCATGCCAAGTTCCCCGGCAAGCTGCTGGCCTATAACTGCTCGCCCAGCTTCAACTGGAAGAAGAATCTGGACGACGCCACCATCGCCAGGTTCCAGACCGAACTGGCCAGCTATGGCTACAAGTTCCAGTTCATCACCCTGGCCGGCTTCCACGCGCTGAATTACGGTATGTTCCACCTCGCCCACGGCTATGCGCGCAGCCAGATGAGTGCCTTTGTCGAGCTGCAGCAAGCCGAGTTCGCGGCCGCAGAGCGTGGCTTTACTGCGGTCAAGCACCAGCGCGAAGTGGGCACCGGCTACTTCGATGCAGTGACGCAGGCGATTCAGCAGGGGCAGTCCTCGACCACCGCATTGCGTGGCTCCACCGAAGAAGCACAGTTTCACGGCGAGAAGGCGGCTTAGCCTGCAGCGGGCCGCCAGCGTGCCGACCCCGGGAGGGGGAAGGGTCCGGGAAACCGGACCCTTTTTTTGCGCTGAAAACCCGTCATTTCGTCTCTTTGTCTGTGAGAACAAGTGTGATCTGGTGCTGAACAAAGCCCTCATGTACGATTCGACGACGGGCCGGCGCTGCAGGTCGGCCTAAGGGATCTGGATGACCTGCCATACCTCCAACGGCGCCGTCGAACCGACTGGAAGCGTTGCCAAAACACTCTCCGATGGGCTGCATGCCTTGATGACCGCCGAAGAACTCGCGTTTTTCGCGCGTTTCGGCCGTATGCGCGAGATCGCCGCAGGCCAGGCCTTGTTCGAACGCGGCGCGGTGGGCACGCAGATGTTCATCGTGGTCACCGGCCAGATCGACCTGGATTTCGGCGAAGACCTGATGCTCAAGCATCTGGGCCCGGGCGAGTTCTTTGGCGAGCTCGGCCTGCTGATCGGCGACCACGCCCGCAGTGCCGGCGCCAGCGCTTCGGTCGACAGCCGCCTGATCGAACTGGCACACGACGATTTCCAGCGCCTGGTCGATCACGACCCGTCGATGGTGGCGCATTTCCTGCGCCGCTCCATCGTGCGCGTGGTCAATAACGAGCAATTGCTGATCCGCCAGCTGCGCCGCCGCAACCACGACCTGGAAGCGGCGCTGGACAATCTCTACGTCACCTCGCATCAGCTCAACCACACCGAAGAACTCAGCCGCACCGACGAGCTCACCGGCCTGCACAACCGCCGCGGCCTTGCGCTGCATTTGCAGGAATGTCGCCGCGGTGGCGGCGCGCCGGGCGTGGGCCTGATCCTGATCGACTGCGACCGCTTCAAGCACATCAACGACGAGTACGGCCACCTGGCCGGCGACCGCGTGCTGCAGAACGTTGCCCACGCGCTGCGCTCGGTGATCGCCGAAGGCGACCTGGTCTGCCGCCTCGGCGGCGACGAATTCTGCGTGCTGGTGGCGCAAGGTTCGATCGAGCTGGTGCAGCACATGGGCGAATGCATCGTCAACGCAGTGCAGGCGCGCCAGGCCAGCAGCCCGGATGGCTGCCACAGTTGCTCGGTGAGCGTGGGCGTCTGCAGCATCGACGCCAGCACCTCCTATAACGACTGGTATACGCGCGCGGACACTGCGCTGTACCAGGCCAAGCGCCAGGGCGGCAACAGCCTGTGCGTCTATGAAGCATTGCCGTTGGACAACAGCTAAACGATGACCATCCGCAGCCACGCACGCAAGGAGGCGTCGTCGGAAGCGATCCAGGCACCGCGTCTACGCACCCTGTTGTTGACCGACCTGTGCGATTCCACCGCGCTGGTCGAACGCATTGGCGACAACGCCGCCGCCGCACTGTTCCGCGAGCACGACCATCTGGTGGTCAAGCTGCAGCAGCATTGGCGCGGGCGATTGATCGACCGCTCCGACGGCTTGCTGCTGTTGTTCGATCGCCCGATCGACGGCCTGGGCTTTGCGCTGGACTACGCGCGCGGCCTCAAGCTGCTGGGCGAGACGCGCGACCTGGTCGTGCGTGCGCGCCAGGGCCTGCATGTGGGCGAAGTGCTCACCTGGCGCAACAGCGATGAAGCGGTGAGCATCGGCGCCAAACCGCTGGAAGTGGAAGGCCTGGCCAAGCCCACCGCGGCCCGCCTGATGTCGATGGCCCGGCCCGGGCAAATCCTGCTCTCGGCGGTGGCCGAATCACTCACCCACCGCGCCGCCCGCGAACTCGGCACACCCAGCGAGCGCCTGCTGTGGAAATCCCACGGTCGCTGGCGCTTCAAAGGCATGCCCACGCCGATGGAGATCTACGAAGTCGGCGAAGTCGGCCTCACGCCGCTGCGCGCGCCAAAGAGTTCTGCCAAGGCATGGCGGGATATTCCGTTGTGGCGGCGGCCGGCGGCGTTGCTTGCCGAGGCGCTATTGGTGACCACGGTGTGTGTTGCGATCTGGTTCTTCACCCGCGCCGAGCCCGCAATTGCGTTCGCCGAACGTGACTGGGTGGTGGTGGGGGATCTGCGGAACCTGACTGGCAACACGGTGCTTGACAACTCATTGGAGCAGGCACTGCGGATCAGTCTGGAGCAGTCGCGCTACGTCAATGTGCTGAGCGACATGAAAATGCGTGACACGGTGACGCGCATGAAGCGCGACCCGGACCGTGTGGTTGTCGATCGCGCCATCGCCTCGGAGATTGCGATACGTGATGGCGCCAGCGCCGTCATCCTGCCCACCGTTGCCGAGATCGGCGGCAAGCTGCGCCTGAGCGTGGAGCTGGTGGACCCGCGCACGCAGACCACGGTGTACTCGGAATTCGTGCAGGGAAATGGGCTGCCGTCTGCGCTCTCTTCGGTTGATCAGCTCACGCGAAAATTGCGTCAGGGCCTGGGCGAAGTAGTAGCCTCGATCGACAAGACCTCCGTCCCGCTACCGGCGGTTACCACGGCAAGTCTTGATGCGCTGCGCGCCTATGCACTGGGTGTGGATG
The nucleotide sequence above comes from Xanthomonas campestris pv. campestris str. ATCC 33913. Encoded proteins:
- the xopN gene encoding type III secretion system effector XopN; the protein is MKPAASANPPSRTVSASSAHIHEIEEEASQDASPSHSDAQPGGPLTKLSSRPNKRGKETADATADAFHTASHLHTVGLQISQPVMPSHPGKASLVRLKEKLADDNNRAVEPQLAAELINKVRPMKLPDTTGVQERAATHTDLLSRIHETDAMAWYQAQGLSDVEVSDLRRTALLSGMPNPTGSFLNNAMQFIVSPWINYATRQPWAGAGLGFATAAVAAPMNAAQQSAVVSLCESIREHGGHVIVPDKNQINDKHWLPDLAKALERHIVEFSGCLENFRQLKRAADQTPAAPPTDALIAAAHQLLQAEKRLHQAQHDFVMTQGAHDRQWMGNRWQAVPRILRSPLAGMLGLLSKTGAMRALSPTAQTVGALLMTAAQHVAAGFDEQAKQDYNNKLNLLYADVLTETGKLKLARGEPVAAEEIDQIKLRKLIQSPTQALVKRVINGLVSMEKALKAELAASPSPQGTADADNLDLQAGHGAGPAKALKLLSQDLQALREGKLDELDPDGVAAAVLLGAEKSVVSEQLINDIAKKYTSREFSAQTAQRIGQMFHLGVLGSAASSVIGKASSAAQGGTRNVPTAQTLAISALSGTMATVGALNQHTAITVKNNRREGDTDIGLKQQVLRGVMGGANEALSQRRATKASRAINALLQGNDVEQLLGQAKALTQPHGATSSAAQAAPSLTLPQAVERLRPGTAPTSQSHEVIVQIEDDQAPQPA
- a CDS encoding MBL fold metallo-hydrolase, giving the protein MPPPSSAYAASPQFRNGRFRNAQPTLTTSLRLGEQLRLLWTFFFDKPRDTVPSTPPPVLPLTRAQLLAAPDRSLYRLGHSTVLLKLAGGFWLTDPVFAKRASPFSFAGPKRFHAPPIALADLPPLAGVILSHNHYDHLDRATIRALADRVGVFVAPLGVGDLLVRWGVDPAKVRQLDWWDSLNVDGVQLTATPSQHFSGRGLFDSGRSLWCSWVIQHEELRVFFSGDGGYAPHFKTIGEQLGPFDVALIENGAYDQQWPHVHMQPEQSLQAYLDVGGQTLLPIHNGTFDLAMHAWQEPLDRIVALADSAGVALVTPCMGERVDLQAPANRVRWWRQDAAAAASDGMVVTR
- a CDS encoding TetR/AcrR family transcriptional regulator — encoded protein: MSIHSSTFAAPQRLTDRKRHAILEAAIAEFRQQGFEATSMDRIAATAGVSKRTVYNHFPSKDTLFGEILRGLWQRSAEAVSLAYQPGQPLRPQLLELLQQKLRLLEDPAFIDLSRVAIAEGIHSPARARELLAQLGSKEEGTTTWVRAALADGRLVAVDPAFAAQQLQALVKGFAFWPQLALGQPALSPEEQAQVAASAVDMFLGVYARQ
- a CDS encoding VOC family protein translates to MLGPSPSQGPAVDTQHRIDYLEFAVTSIAAAKAFYGEAFAWTFQDYGPDYCEFRDGRLSGGFFHGTPQPGGALVVLASDDLAQSQARIEAAGGQITRPVFAFPGGRRFHFTDPHGYALAVWSKD
- a CDS encoding helix-turn-helix domain-containing protein; this translates as MTDLVSRYAERAAPAALRGQLLCSWRFRQGAAADAPVRVLPDAHVDLIWDGAQLFVAGPDRAANLACVPAGRVLSGVRLAPGAATAVLGTALHTLTDQRVALDALWGTAGLAWQHRLEDGADPVLTLQALCQQHAGRSDPTMAWLFAQLAAGMPMQLAALTATLGISERALRRRCQTAFGYGAKTLERILRLQRFLAIAHRHRTLTDAALAAGYGDAPHLVRDARQLAGLAPRELVQQHAR
- a CDS encoding LysR family transcriptional regulator, coding for MAPTPRFSYKSDRLKPLRAFCQTVRLGSVSRAAEALYVSQPAVTLQLQALERDLGVALFERSGRRLAPSREGQLLYDMALPLVESLDGLEAAFREKVRGLDAGELNIAANSSTILYLLPRIVANFRARHPDVRLTLHNAISADGTDLLREDAVDLAVGSMLDVPADLNYAPVYRFEQLLITPPDHPLASKPIVTLQNLSPYPLILPPRRQVTYRLVDLIFQQARVPYTVALEVGGWEVIKQYVAMGMGISIVTAICVTDADRDKLATRSLKDYFPTRSYGVVVRKGKYLSPQARAFIELIQPDLFTPRGYDESGHSER
- the aceB gene encoding malate synthase A translates to MSATAASARPVAADRATPGVSLTTQLAGQAELLPAAALALLVSLHRAIEPGRQQRLAQRRSRQAAFDAGQLPDFRTDTRAIRASDWRVAELPAALQDRRIEITGPTDPKMVINALNSGAKVFMADFEDSTAPTWRNLLAGQRTLAAAVRGELTFDAPNGKHYALRPEHERAVLIVRPRGWHLDEKHVLIDGQPMAGGLFDAALFAFHNARTLMAKDRGPYLYLPKLQSMEEAALWETALAHIEAMLGLPHGQIKVTVLIETLPAVFEMDEILHALRARIVGLNCGRWDYIFSYLKTFRAHPDRVLPERGQVTMTQPFLKAYSELLIKTCHRRGAHAMGGMAAQIPINHDEAANEQAMARVRADKLREVSAGHDGTWVAHPALIPVAMAVFDEHMPTAHQHHVLRNDVHITSDMLIATPPGGITRAGFEGNVEVCVRYLAAWLDGNGCVPIHNLMEDAATAEISRAQLWQWLHHGRHLDDGTAIDQHLLDTTLRQLPARLGTTAGVPGGARIAEAIGLLDQLSRAEELADFLTVPAYRLID